The following proteins are co-located in the Hydractinia symbiolongicarpus strain clone_291-10 chromosome 7, HSymV2.1, whole genome shotgun sequence genome:
- the LOC130648581 gene encoding uncharacterized protein LOC130648581, with the protein MESFSFYFGLNLGRKLYAHTDNLSITLQKEKMSAISGKELAELTNKTMQGMRNERDFNIFYETVTKSASSMDFVSSPTAPRKRKRPKYDILEFVEGNPSSTGEAYYPETAHAHYKAIYFEAIDVIVSAIKERFEQPAFKVFTEVEQLLLKSISKTPAEEEMKTVNASFCDDFDDQSLLCELELLPTIFRESSPVNFSDVVDVVQSLSTEKRKLIKNVVIIIRLVLTMGATSATPERSFSTMRRLKTWIRSSMN; encoded by the coding sequence ATGGAGTCATTTTCATTCTATTTTGGTCTGAATCTAGGACGCAAGCTTTATGCTCACACAGATAATCTGTCCATAACActtcagaaagaaaaaatgtcaGCAATCAGCGGTAAAGAATTGGCTGAACTTACGAACAAGACGATGCAAGGCATGAGAAACGAGAGAGACTTTAATATATTCTACGAGACAGTCACCAAGTCAGCAAGTTCGATGGATTTCGTTTCTTCGCCAACAGCACCAAGAAAACGCAAAAGACCAAAGTACGACATCTTGGAATTTGTGGAAGGAAATCCAAGCAGCACTGGAGAAGCCTACTATCCAGAAACTGCTCATGCCCACTATAAGGCCATCTATTTCGAAGCAATTGACGTAATTGTCAGCGCCATCAAAGAGAGGTTTGAGCAACCTGCCTTCAAAGTATTTACAGAAGTGGAACAACTGTTGTTGAAGTCAATAAGTAAAACGCCAGCCGAAGAAGAAATGAAGACCGTTAATGCAAGTTTCTGTGATGACTTTGACGATCAATCGTTGTTGTGTGAATTGGAGTTGCTACCAACTATCTTTCGTGAATCCAGTCCTGTCAACTTCAGCGATGTTGTAGATGTTGTACAGTCGCTATCAaccgaaaaacgaaaattgataaaaaatgtcgTCATCATCATACGATTGGTTTTAACAATGGGAGCTACATCCGCTACTCCGGAACGATCATTTTCTACGATGAGACGGTTGAAAACCTGGATACGTTCTAGCATGAATTAG
- the LOC130649018 gene encoding uncharacterized protein LOC130649018 yields MNQNKLTKYFKNSKDDTNKTTTNQTSINVHNVNEVSETKIEITTDKPFHPPATYPFPKKKYGTRERSFQAHWTKDFPWLHYAENAHAVVCFYCHTQEKRGNLKDQTNKDTAFTSKGFSNWKNALDSFRGHQSSSCHKTASSYHLVLPHCADVGELMDNILTDQRQVERKYLLDVIRCLRYLGRQGIALQGDDNNDNFTQLLYLLGSCGTRV; encoded by the exons ATGAATCAAAATAAGTTgacaaagtattttaaaaattctaaagATGATACTAACAAAACTACTACAAATCAAACATCTATCAACGTACATAATGTAAACGAAGTATCAGAgacaaaaattgaaataacTACCGATAAACCTTTCCATCCTCCTGCTACTTATCCATTTCCTAAGAAAAAATATGGCACCAGAGAACGAAGCTTCCAAGCACATTGGACTAAAGATTTTCCTTGGTTACACTATGCTGAAAA cgCACATGCTGTGGTGTGTTTCTATTGCCATACGCAAGAAAAGCGTGGAAACTTGAAGGATCAAACAAACAAGGACACAGCCTTCACCTCAAAAGGATTTTCAAATTGGAAGAATGCTCTTGATAGTTTCCGAGGTCATCAAAGCTCATCATGCCACAAAACCGCTTCCTCGTACCACTTGGTTCTACCACACTGTGCAGACGTTGGCGAGTTAATGGACAACATTCTCACCGACCAGAGACAGGTTGAACGAAAGTACCTCCTTGATGTCATTAGATGTTTACGCTACCTTGGCCGACAAGGCATTGCTCTTCAAGGAGACGATAACAATGACAACTTCACCCAACTTCTTTATCTCCTCGGAAGTTGTGGAACGAGAGTTTAA